The DNA sequence ACAGTTAGGCTCTATGGCACATCTGCACTTCCGTTTTACAGAGGCCAGTTTCCCTGGATCCAATCAATGCTGCCCACTCGCCAAATAGCTAAACTGTTAGTCAATCAAAAGAAAGGGGGAAACCCCACTGTCTTCTCTGTAATACAAAGCAAACGCATTGCAATTGCATCGGTCTAATCCACTACGCAATCTTATGATGAATGTTAGTCTACTTAATTATTGATTCAGCAGAACTTTCTATGAAAATAACTGCATGTTGGGAATTAGCCTTGGCTAGAAACACATGCATAGTACATTGGACAGTGCATTTACAATTGTCaatgttttctgtgcttgtcccttacaaatgaacaaataaatgagaaaaaaaacaatccaggGATTTACTAACACATTAactcatttccaaaaaaaaaaaagtcaaaaacatgaaaaattaacAACTTACTCCATCATCTGAGACAGCCGCTGGAGCTCAGAGCTGGCGTGCTGGATCAAGAAGTCGCTGGGGCTGACCACGTGGGAGACGGTCACTTCCATCTCTTCAAATTTGCGGATTTTAAATTCGGGGATTCTGACAGCAGCGTCGACTCTGCTCACGGGAGCTGGCCCCGCGATAGGAGGACCGCTGCCGACATCGGGCTTCACAGCTGCAGACAGCCGGCTTTGACCCGCGGACGAGGGTCCCTGCCGCGACACTCCCAGGACTTCGAAGTACGACTCGCCGCAGCTGTCGACGGGCGACTCTGGCTCCTGCCCCAGAGGCTTTTCAGAGACGTCACTGGCACCCTCGGTGAAAATATCGGCGACGTCCCACAACTCGCGTTTAGTGGCCACAACACAGCTGTAGATTAGACAGCCAGCGCTAACGTTTCCCTTCGGTTTGAACACGGGAACCAGGCTGGAAAACTGCCGTTTCTCTAAACTAACTGGGACTTTGCTCTCCTTGTCTGCCGCCTTTTTATCCGTGACCTCATGCTGCCGTGGCGTTGCCGAGGGTTTCCCTTTGAAGAACGTGACCTGCACGAGACCCTCATTGTCGCCGCTGTTCCTTATGAAGCGTATTAGCTGAGATGCGGTTTGCTTCTGATGCTGAACCCTGAGGCAGTTCCCCTGCCCCCACTCCGTGAATTGTGGAGATATGTGCTGAACCACAGAATGCACCTTCTGTATAGGGAATTCCTGTGGATCCTCAAAAACATTCTTCAGGCCAGGGTGGTGTCTTGGTCCCTGAAGTGGatacacactccctctctcgctcgccACTGGTATGTTTTCTCTCTTGTCTCCAGACAGTGAATCGCACACCTCAATGTTAAGCGCACAACTTGAGGAAGCAGAGCGTAGGACCATCTCTGACTGAGTGGCCAGGGCCATCTGTATATGGTGGAGAGATAGCATAGCTCCAAATGTCTGCACTGCATTCGTTATAGAGGTCGCCATCAGAGCGTTCTGCAACATGGGTCCGAAGCGAAGCACGTCAGAGACCCTGATCTCTCTGCTCCCAGACGTGCAATATGACATCGGCAAACTTAAAACACGTGGACAGAGAGTTTCTGTTACTGCAGGTACTTTTAAACCACACGGAGGCTCTATACCTACAGTAGAAGGAGAAATGCCCATATGCACAATTTAAACATCTCTGACTGGCAGAACAGACCAAAATAACATTATCCATCAGGGAACATCCAGCATGgggaaaacagaacaggaatttgaaatggaaagaatGTTTGTTAAAAATCTGTAAccttaaaaaacacacaaagacacacatacacaaccagAACAATGCCCCATGAAACTGCTGTGTCTCCAGTTCTGGAAGAGTGGGAAGTGTTGTTAACCGGGGTGTGGTTTTCATGGTTACAACTGAAACCAAACCCCCTGGATACTGACAGTGAACTGCCTCTAAAAAAGGGAGACTGGAGCAGGATTTCATGTAATTCCATGGAGCACTGCCCCCAGTGCTTATCAATGAACGCTGTAGCACTTTCAAACACATATGAAAAGCAAGAAATATTAAAAGAGAAACCAGATGAGGgctatttttaattcaaattcttCCAATTCGAGTTTTCTATATTCCACTTAAATGGTTataaatgtgcaaaaacaaatagttttacttatttaacaaattaaaatgcgACTTACCCAATTTAAGCTCCTGGAAAAATGTTGCAAGCTGTTGAATtatgttgcattttaaatttaaagtcGTTATAAGTTCGGCGCAGTCCTGTGTCGCTCTTGCATCGGTCATGTTCAGAAAGTCTTGTACCGCCTCGTTTACCTATAAAAGAAATACCATAATCATAATTTTGACAGTGAAATGGTCATGCAAAAGAAGGGAGTTCACGATTATTTGCAAAATTTAAGATAAAATCATGCTTAGGCTTATATTACTGATATGGCACAGATCTTAGCTACCTGCTTAAGCAATAACGCTGAAGTTTGCGATTTGACATACAGGAACGAGCTAGCCAGCCAACTGCATGATTACCTTTTCAGTAAAAGTTCGAAGTTCTTTCTCCAGCGTGTTTCTGATTTGTTCCAAGATTATGAGTTTGTAAATAAGAACTCTTTTGGTGACGCTGAAGCTACCTTGAAACTGGTGCTCTACTACCATTTTTACACTCGGGAGATGAAGAATGCAAAGTGGCTATAGTTTAGCTCGCTAGCGGTCTAACTCAATTAAGTTCTTAAATTGTCCAAGATAGTGAATAAAACACCAAGCAATAACTATTTGCTTTCTTTAAAGCTAGGTAATCACGATAAAGTCAGCTAATCCATATGGATTCACTTCTACGATTTATTTCCAAATTTCCCGGCATTTTAACCCCAACCACCCAAACTGTGTCCTTCTTGCAACCGTCTTCACCGGTCAATCACATCACGTGACTGTCAACctgaattaaatatattttttaattgggcCCCAGATattgttgtcattttaaaatagtgtttgctttttatatttgtgcTTTGAGTAAAGAATACTGtgaggatattattattattatttttaaatgccttcATGGATTTTAAGTCGTAAAATTAACCCAAGTTAACATGCTTAATGCATGCAATAACCAAccccttttatttaaaatacaaaaaaggatGGCATAATTCagcaaactatttttaaaaactaggAATAACACATGCAATCGTTTCAACAATTAGTTCATTCACATACTtatttaatgtaaaacaatTTCAGTTTCTTCACTTCtgaatttagttttattttcatggCTTGCTGTTTTGGCAATATCATAAATGAATAGGCTACTGGATAACATAAATGTTCGAAC is a window from the Anguilla anguilla isolate fAngAng1 chromosome 3, fAngAng1.pri, whole genome shotgun sequence genome containing:
- the LOC118223269 gene encoding uncharacterized protein LOC118223269 isoform X2, giving the protein MVVEHQFQGSFSVTKRVLIYKLIILEQIRNTLEKELRTFTEKVNEAVQDFLNMTDARATQDCAELITTLNLKCNIIQQLATFFQELKLGIEPPCGLKVPAVTETLCPRVLSLPMSYCTSGSREIRVSDVLRFGPMLQNALMATSITNAVQTFGAMLSLHHIQMALATQSEMVLRSASSSCALNIEVCDSLSGDKRENIPVASERGSVYPLQGPRHHPGLKNVFEDPQEFPIQKVHSVVQHISPQFTEWGQGNCLRVQHQKQTASQLIRFIRNSGDNEGLVQVTFFKGKPSATPRQHEVTDKKAADKESKVPVSLEKRQFSSLVPVFKPKGNVSAGCLIYSCVVATKRELWDVADIFTEGASDVSEKPLGQEPESPVDSCGESYFEVLGVSRQGPSSAGQSRLSAAVKPDVGSGPPIAGPAPVSRVDAAVRIPEFKIRKFEEMEVTVSHVVSPSDFLIQHASSELQRLSQMMDSLKSRSSLAQMNCVPDIGACVAAWFSEHKLWCRAQVLRICGMQADTSQTVSDGEGTGADGRHIELEVRRIDFGDTARLPLYRLRELDAQTAGVPQQALQVALANVSPVNGQDWTPDAVDWFKDKVKGRTLYARLYPQGKDVRIELFMEKGKIGAMRRGSSLSLRLAQNGHAHHDNLKRWKGSVLQKTRGKASQWEKHLISCYSQNRK
- the LOC118223269 gene encoding uncharacterized protein LOC118223269 isoform X3; translated protein: MVVEHQFQGSFSVTKRVLIYKLIILEQIRNTLEKELRTFTEKVNEAVQDFLNMTDARATQDCAELITTLNLKCNIIQQLATFFQELKLGIEPPCGLKVPAVTETLCPRVLSLPMSYCTSGSREIRVSDVLRFGPMLQNALMATSITNAVQTFGAMLSLHHIQMALATQSEMVLRSASSSCALNIEVCDSLSGDKRENIPVASERGSVYPLQGPRHHPGLKNVFEDPQEFPIQKVHSVVQHISPQFTEWGQGNCLRVQHQKQTASQLIRFIRNSGDNEGLVQVTFFKGKPSATPRQHEVTDKKAADKESKVPVSLEKRQFSSLVPVFKPKGNVSAGCLIYSCVVATKRELWDVADIFTEGASDVSEKPLGQEPESPVDSCGESYFEVLGVSRQGPSSAGQSRLSAAVKPDVGSGPPIAGPAPVSRVDAAVRIPEFKIRKFEEMEVTVSHVVSPSDFLIQHASSELQRLSQMMDSLAQMNCVPDIGACVAAWFSEHKLWCRAQVLRICGMQADTSQTVSDGEGTGADGRHIELEVRRIDFGDTARLPLYRLRELDAQTAGVPQQALQVALANVSPVNGQDWTPDAVDWFKDKVKGRTLYARLYPQGKDVRIELFMEKGKIGAMRRGSSLSLRLAQNGHAHHDNLKRWKGSVLQKTRGKASQWEKHLISCYSQNRK
- the LOC118223269 gene encoding uncharacterized protein LOC118223269 isoform X1, whose amino-acid sequence is MVVEHQFQGSFSVTKRVLIYKLIILEQIRNTLEKELRTFTEKVNEAVQDFLNMTDARATQDCAELITTLNLKCNIIQQLATFFQELKLGIEPPCGLKVPAVTETLCPRVLSLPMSYCTSGSREIRVSDVLRFGPMLQNALMATSITNAVQTFGAMLSLHHIQMALATQSEMVLRSASSSCALNIEVCDSLSGDKRENIPVASERGSVYPLQGPRHHPGLKNVFEDPQEFPIQKVHSVVQHISPQFTEWGQGNCLRVQHQKQTASQLIRFIRNSGDNEGLVQVTFFKGKPSATPRQHEVTDKKAADKESKVPVSLEKRQFSSLVPVFKPKGNVSAGCLIYSCVVATKRELWDVADIFTEGASDVSEKPLGQEPESPVDSCGESYFEVLGVSRQGPSSAGQSRLSAAVKPDVGSGPPIAGPAPVSRVDAAVRIPEFKIRKFEEMEVTVSHVVSPSDFLIQHASSELQRLSQMMDSSLKSRSSLAQMNCVPDIGACVAAWFSEHKLWCRAQVLRICGMQADTSQTVSDGEGTGADGRHIELEVRRIDFGDTARLPLYRLRELDAQTAGVPQQALQVALANVSPVNGQDWTPDAVDWFKDKVKGRTLYARLYPQGKDVRIELFMEKGKIGAMRRGSSLSLRLAQNGHAHHDNLKRWKGSVLQKTRGKASQWEKHLISCYSQNRK